Below is a window of Halomonas sp. Bachu 37 DNA.
GAACTGCCGTTGGCCGGTTTCTCCGAGCCGGTGCTCAATCTGGCCAGTTTCGTCGGGGTCTTCCTGTTGTTCAGCGCCATCTATAAGGTGCTTCCCGTTGTGCGTATCGCGTTACATCGAGCGGTCGTGGGGGGGTTCGTGGCGGCGCTGCTGTGGGAGGGTGTGCGGCTATTACTGGTCTACTATTTCGCCAATCTGTCGTTCGTCAACGCCATCTATGGCTCGTTGGCAACACTGGTGATCGTATTGATCAGCCTGGAAGTGGGCGCCGTCATCCTGTTACTGGGCGCCCAGGTCATTGCCGAGCTGGAGCGTAATTCACGCCTCGGCCTGCCGTGGCATGTCGACCCCAGCCGCCAGGCGATCACCCACGTCGATTGAACAACGGCGCTGCGGGAGTCGCTTCAGACTACCGTTTCCTTGGCTTGCGTACGCCGCTCGTCGAGCATTCCCTTGTCGAGGATGAAGCGGATGATCTCTTCCAGGCCTACCCCGTCGTAGAGATTGGTGAACACGAAGGGCCGCTCGCCGCGCATCTTCTTCGAGTCGCGCTCCATCACTTCGAGTGAGGCGTGGACCTGCTCGGCGATGTCGATCTTGTTGATGATCAGTAGATCCGACTTGGTGATGCCCGGCCCGCCCTTGCGCGGAATCTTGTCCCCGGCGGAAACATCGATCACGTAGAGCGTGAGGTCGGAAAGCTCGGGACTGAAGGTCGCCGAAAGGTTGTCGCCTCCGGATTCCACC
It encodes the following:
- the ureG gene encoding urease accessory protein UreG translates to MNHCLRIGVGGPVGSGKTALLKQLCLALRDYYDIAVVTNDIYTREDADFLLKHDALPADRILGVETGGCPHTAIREDASMNLAAIDELQERHPGLELVLVESGGDNLSATFSPELSDLTLYVIDVSAGDKIPRKGGPGITKSDLLIINKIDIAEQVHASLEVMERDSKKMRGERPFVFTNLYDGVGLEEIIRFILDKGMLDERRTQAKETVV